Part of the Longimicrobiaceae bacterium genome is shown below.
CGGCACCCGGCTGTCGGGTGCCGCGTCGAAGAGGCCGCGATGCGGATGGAGGGTCAGCGCCCGCCGGTCTCGGACGGCGGGGTGTCCTTGTCCTCGCCGGGGCGGTGCTCGTACATGCTCGTCGGGTCGATGGCGGGCTGCTCCGTCATCTCCGTCTTGTCCTCGCCGTGCGCGTTGGGCGGGAGGGTGGGGATGTCCACCGCCTCCGCCCTCCCCTGCACCGGCGCGTCCTCCACGCTCTCGGTCACGTGCGGGGGGCGGCGCCGGGACGACTCCGCGTCGCCCACGTCCTTGCGGGGGCCGGGCTGGCTGGGCTCCCCCGCGCGAGTGGTGGGGCCGCCGATCCCCTCGCCCAGGCTCCGGCTCATGCGCCCACCTCGTCCCCGTCGAACTCGGAGTTCCCCAGCGCCTCGCGCTGCCGCCCCTCGTCGTACTCCTCGCCCCGCTCCTCGACGGGCTGGCCGGCGCGGGCGTGCACCGAGGGCGCCGGGTTCGCGCCGGGTACCGGGATCCCCGCCGCCTGCGCGTCCTCCCGGGACTTGGCGAGCTGCTGCTTGTCCTCCGCCGGGGTCTTGAAGGCGCCGCCGTGCCCGCTCTGCGGGAGGCGGTCGTAGTCGGTGGCCCCCGCTTCGGAGGGATCGATGTTGTACTGGTCGGGTCGTTTGCCGCCCATCGTACGCTCCTGCCTGAAGTTGCGGATGCGGGGAGGTCCCCGTCTCACACCCCTCCGCCCTTCAGGAACCGTGCCGGGCCGGCCGCGGCGCTACTGCGGCGGGGTGAGCAGGAGCGCGCCCGTGGCGCCGGTGGTCCGGTGCCTCCCATGACCGACGATCTGCCCCCGCTCGTTGATGTCGGCCACGCCCTCGAAGACCCAGTTGCCCTGCACGTACAGGTCCTCGATGCGGATCACCTTTCCGTTCCGGAACAGCACCGGGAGCGCCGCGGTGCACCCCGCGCAGTTGCTCGTCCCCACGGTCGGCCCCGCCTCGGAGGTGCGGATGGCTACGCTGATGTTGGCGCTGGGGAGCGTGCCCAGGTGGCTCAGGCCCGCGGACCGGCTCCATGAGAAGGCGTGGAACTGCCCGCCGACGAAGTCGAGGCCCACCACGCGCCCCCGGTTGTCCACGTCGAAGGCGTGGCTCGCCACGTCGCTGGTGGGGAGGTAGGTGACGTCCGCGTCCGCGCTCTCCAGCAGCACCGCGCGCTCCCACGAGGTCCCGGCGCCCACCCGGAAGAGCGCCCCGGTGATCTGCCCCTCGTCGTTGATCGCCCGGGGGGCGATGCGGAGCTGGCCGTAGTTGCTGAGCGTGTCGATGGCGCCGCCGCGGAATACGAAGCCGCCTCCGGTGCAGTTGCGCGTGCAGAAGTCCGCGATCCAGAAGCCCACCACCTCGCCACGCTCGTTGAGGTCGCTCACGGTGGCACGCGGACCGGGAATTACGGCCAGCGCGCTGCTCCCGCCCTCCCACCGGAACACGACGTTCCGACCGGACCCCTGGGCCAGGCCGGCCAACTGCCCGCGGTCGTTCACCGCGGAGGGGAGCACCGTCGGGGAGGCCCCCAGCCCCAGCGTGTCCGGGAGGGAGATGGCGGTCAGGGCGCCGTTTCGCCAGATCCAGCCGCGCGCTCCGGCCGGCATCGCTCCCGACGACTCGGCGGGATAGGAGTAGCCCACCACCTGCCCCAGCTCGTTCACCCCGGTGGCGCGGCTCTGCGCCAGCCCCTCCAGCGTCCCCAGGTAGGTGAGGGTGTACGGGCGCTCCACCGTGACGATGAGGCGCCCCTCGCCATGGCCCGCCCGCGCCGTGATGGTCGCGGTGCCGGGAGCCACCGCGCGCACCACGCCGGCGTCGCTCACCGTGGCGACCGCCTCGTTCGAGCTGGCGTAGCGCAGCCCCACCCCGAGCATCACCCCGCCGGAGGCGTCGCGCGGCACCGCCAGGACGCGGGCGCGGGCGTTCTCCGCGGCGTCCGCGGTGGGGGTGCGCAGCTCCACCGTGTTCCCCACCACCATCACGAGCGTGGTGTCCGGCTCCAGCGTCACGCGCGCCACGGGCGGCTCCACCGTCACCTCCACCCTTCCGCTCGCCGTCCCGGACGTCGCCGTGATCGTCGCCTTCCCCGGCGACACGCCGCGCACCACGCCGTCGGCGTTCACGCTCGCCACCGCGTCGTTGTTGCTGCTCCAGGAAAGGCGGGGGTTCGCCAGCGTCCCGCCCGAGGCATCCTTCGCCACGGCGGTGAGCCGCAGCGTGTCGCCCACCGCCAGGAAGGGCGACGAGGCCGAGAGCTGCACCTCCGCGGCGGGCGTGGAGCGGACGGGGTCGTCGCAGGCGGCGAGGACGGCGGGGAGCGCGCCCAGGCACAGGACCAGGGTGAGGCGGGATGCCGTCTGCCGGACGTTTTCACAAAAAGCCATCATCGATGCGGTCAGGGTGGCGCGGGCGGCGCGGTGGATCACGACTACGGAGGGTAGACGAAGGGGGGCGGCGCACCGTCACGGCGCGCCGCCCCCGAGAACCCCCCGTGGCACGGCCCGGTCAGAACGAGCGGCCGAAGCGCAGGTAGAACTCCGGCGACCCGGCGGGCCTCCCGCGCGGCCCCGGCGCCTCCCGGAGCGGGATCGCCATCCCGCCCCGGAGGGTGAGCCCCACGAAGTACCCGAAGGTGAAGTCCGCCGCCAGCTCCGCGCCCACCGAGTAGAGTGGGTCGAGGGTGCGGGACACCGCACCGAACCGAGGGTCGCAGGCGCCGGGGCACCAGGCGCCGCCCGCGTCCGCGAAGACGTCGCCCCAGACCCGGTCCAGGAAGACGGGGACCACGGCGAAGCCGCGCTCCACCAGCGCCACGGGGAAGCGGTACTCCGCCGTGGCGGAGAAGGCGCGGTTGCCGCGCTGCGTGGACTCCGCGTAGCCGCGCACCGGGAAGGTGAGCGTGTTCCCCAGGTCCACCTCCAGCGCCGAGGGGAGCGGGCTCGGCGCGCCGCTGGACCCGCCCACCCCGAAGCCGGGGCTGCGGGACCCGCTCTCCGCGCCCGCCGCCGCCCGCAGCGCCAGCGCGTGGCGCGCGAACCCCCACACCGGGAAGCCGCGGTACCCCCGCCCGCGGGCGATGGCCCGCAGGTAGCCGCTGGGATCCTCCCCCTCCCGGAAGCCGCGGGTGTAGCGGTGCCC
Proteins encoded:
- a CDS encoding Ig-like domain-containing protein, with protein sequence MIHRAARATLTASMMAFCENVRQTASRLTLVLCLGALPAVLAACDDPVRSTPAAEVQLSASSPFLAVGDTLRLTAVAKDASGGTLANPRLSWSSNNDAVASVNADGVVRGVSPGKATITATSGTASGRVEVTVEPPVARVTLEPDTTLVMVVGNTVELRTPTADAAENARARVLAVPRDASGGVMLGVGLRYASSNEAVATVSDAGVVRAVAPGTATITARAGHGEGRLIVTVERPYTLTYLGTLEGLAQSRATGVNELGQVVGYSYPAESSGAMPAGARGWIWRNGALTAISLPDTLGLGASPTVLPSAVNDRGQLAGLAQGSGRNVVFRWEGGSSALAVIPGPRATVSDLNERGEVVGFWIADFCTRNCTGGGFVFRGGAIDTLSNYGQLRIAPRAINDEGQITGALFRVGAGTSWERAVLLESADADVTYLPTSDVASHAFDVDNRGRVVGLDFVGGQFHAFSWSRSAGLSHLGTLPSANISVAIRTSEAGPTVGTSNCAGCTAALPVLFRNGKVIRIEDLYVQGNWVFEGVADINERGQIVGHGRHRTTGATGALLLTPPQ